TGATGAGTTCTAATACGAGTGGTATCGGTAGTTTCTGACCCCTTCGGCCACTCTCTATTTGGTAATAGTAATAATGAGAGAGATTTAACATTCTGGATACTTCCTCCACGGATAAACCCAGATTGTTTCTGTGTTCAATAAGATAAAACCTTGGTAGCGGTGTGGCTCGGTCGCGATTCTGAACTTTCCCTGTTCCGTTGACAGGCATGTACTTTCCTCCTTTCATCAAATTCGATGG
This genomic stretch from bacterium harbors:
- a CDS encoding helix-turn-helix transcriptional regulator → MKGGKYMPVNGTGKVQNRDRATPLPRFYLIEHRNNLGLSVEEVSRMLNLSHYYYYQIESGRRGQKLPIPLVLELIRVLQIDAIKFLELESEHVKKHNEFNRMK